A genomic stretch from Festucalex cinctus isolate MCC-2025b chromosome 13, RoL_Fcin_1.0, whole genome shotgun sequence includes:
- the trappc4 gene encoding trafficking protein particle complex subunit 4, which translates to MVIFSVYVVNKAGGLIYQYDNYVPRAEAEKTFSYPLDLVLKHHDEKVVVSFGQRDGIKVGHAVLSINGIDVMGKSTADGKDILEYLKDPSNYPVSIRFGRARLSSNEKLMLASMFHSLFAIGSQLSPEVGSSGIEMLETDVFKLHCFQTLTGIKFIVLADPRQAGIDALLRKIYEIYADFALKNPFYSLEMPIRCELFDQNLKSALEIAEKAGNFGAGS; encoded by the exons ATGGTGATCTTCAGTGTGTATGTAGTCAACAAGGCTGGAGGTTTAATTTACCAGTATGACAACTATGTGCCGAGAGCGGAGGCCGAAAAGACGTTTAGTTACCCTTTAGATTTGGTGCTCAAGCATCACGATGAGAAAGTTGTCGTGTCGTTTGGGCAGAGGGACGGAATCAAAG tggGCCATGCAGTTCTCTCTATCAATGGGATTGATGTGATGGGAAAGAGTACAGCAGACGGGAAGGACATTCTGGAATACTTGAAAGATCCTTCCAATTATCCAGTTTCAATTCGATTCGGACGAGCCCGACTCAGCTCCAATGAGAAACTGATGCTGGCGTCTATGTTCCATTC GTTGTTTGCCATCGGATCACAGCTGTCTCCAGAGGTTGGAAGTTCTGGGATTGAGATGTTGGAAACAGACGTATTCAAACTCCACTGTTTCCAGACTCTTACAG GAATAAAATTCATAGTTCTGGCAGACCCGCGGCAAGCCGGCATTGATGCTCTTCTCAGGAAAATATATGAGATATATGCAGATTTTGCTTTAAAGAATCCATTCTACTCTCTGGAGATGCCTATCAG GTGTGAGCTATTTGATCAGAATTTAAAAAGTGCACTGGAGATTGCGGAAAAGGCTGGTAACTTTGGAGCTGGATCATGA
- the rps25 gene encoding small ribosomal subunit protein eS25: protein MPPKTDKKKDTGKSKKDKDPVNKSGGKAKKKKWSKGKVRDKLNNLILFDKATYDKLYKEVPNYKLITPAVVSERLKIRGSLARNALQELLAKGMIKLVSKHRAQLIYTRNTKGGDEEAAAEKA, encoded by the exons ATG CCTCCCAAGACAGACAAGAAAAAGGACACTGGGAAGTCCAAGAAGGACAAAGACCCAGTCAACAAGTCTGGAGGCAAAGCCAAGAAGAAG AAGTGGTCCAAGGGAAAAGTGAGGGACAAGCTCAATAACCTGATCCTCTTCGACAAGGCCACTTATGACAAGCTGTACAAAGAGGTTCCCAACTACAAGCTCATCACACCTGCCGTTGTATCTGAGAGGCTGAAGATCCGCGGCTCCCTGGCCAGGAATGCTCTGCAGGAACTGCTCGCTAAAG GCATGATCAAGTTGGTGTCCAAGCACAGAGCTCAGCTCATCTACACGCGTAACACCAAGGGTGGAGATGAGGAGGCAGCAGCAGAGAAAGCATAA
- the slc37a4a gene encoding glucose-6-phosphate exchanger SLC37A4a, translated as MGRANYGYYRGTIFLAMFVGYTLYYFNRKTFSFVMPSLMQEIELDKDDLGIITSSQSLAYAISKFISGVLSDQISARWLFSIGLCAVGGINVIFSWSSTVTVFSVLWFLNGLGQGLGWPPCGRVLRKWFEPSQFGTWWAILSCSMNLAGSLGPIIATVLAQSYSWRTILCVSGLICVVLSFVCLMVIKNEPKDVGLPNIEVAAKKSKGGSSSDESTLSEFLLSPYLWLLSVSYLVVFGAKTACTDWGQLFLIQDKGQSTLMGSSYMSALELGGLLGSLAAGYLSDKAVAKQGIKIYGNPRHFVLILMMAGMFVSMYLFRVTVTPDSPKVWILFLGATFGFSSYGPIALFGVIANESAPSNYCGTSHAIVALMANIGGFLSGLPFSTIAKHHDWETAFWVAEIVCGITAVCFFLLRNICTKMGHVSKKSKSA; from the exons ATGGGTAGAGCAAATTATGGATACTATCGGGGCACTATATTTTTGGCCATGTTTGTTGGCTACACACTTTACTACTTTAACAGAAAGACATTCTCTTTTGTGATGCCTTCGCTGATGCAGGAAATTGAACTGGACAAGGATGATCTGG GCATTATAACCAGCAGTCAGTCTTTGGCCTACGCTATCAGTAAGTTCATCAGTGGAGTGCTTTCAGACCAGATCAGCGCCCGCTGGCTCTTCTCCATTGGCTTGTGTGCGGTGGGAGGCATCAACGTGATCTTCTCCTGGTCATCCACTGTGACCGTCTTCTCTGTCTTGTGGTTCCTCAACGGCTTGGGCCAGGGTCTCGGCTGGCCTCCCTGTGGGAGGGTGCTGCGTAAG TGGTTTGAGCCCTCTCAGTTCGGAACATGGTGGGCAATCCTGTCGTGCAGCATGAATCTGGCGGGCAGCTTGGGCCCTATTATCGCCACAGTGCTGGCACAGAGCTACAGCTGGAGGACTATCCTGTGCGTGTCCGGACTGATCTGTGTGGTGCTGTCCTTTGTCTGCCTGATGGTCATCAAGAACGAACCCAAGGATgtgggactgcctaatattgaAGTAGCAGCCAAGAAGAGTAAAGGAG GGTCTTCCAGTGATGAAAGCACACTGTCTGAGTTCCTACTCTCACCTTACCTGTGGCTCCTTTCCGTGTCCTATCTGGTGGTTTTTGGGGCGAAAACAGCCTGCACTGACTGGGGACAGCTGTTTCTCATTCAGGACAAGGGACAGTCTACGCTGATGG GTAGCTCATACATGAGTGCCCTGGAGTTGGGAGGTCTTTTAGGCAGCCTGGCAGCAGGTTATTTGTCTGACAAAGCTGTGGCCAAA CAAGGTATAAAAATCTACGGCAATCCTCGCCACTTTGTCCTGATCCTTATGATGGCAGGAATGTTCGTGTCCATGTACCTGTTTAGAGTCACGGTCACTCCAGACAGCCCGAAG GTGTGGATACTCTTTTTGGGTGCTACTTTCGGTTTCTCCTCCTACGGGCCAATCGCCCTGTTCGGTGTGATAGCCAATGAGAGCGCTCCGTCCAACTATTGTGGGACATCACATGCTATTGTGGCCCTCATGGCTAACA TTGGTGGTTTCCTCTCTGGGCTTCCATTCAGCACCATCGCCAAACACCACGACTGGGAAACGGCCTTCTGGGTTGCCGAGATCGTTTGCGGCATCACGGCTGTGTGCTTCTTCCTGTTGCGTAACATTTGCACCAAGATGGGTCATGTGTCCAAGAAGTCTAAGTCAGCGTAA
- the sgcg gene encoding gamma-sarcoglycan has protein sequence MVGEQYESSADGSSVPRPVPEHVYKVGIYGWRKRCLYLFVLLLIIILVVNLALTIWIFRVMWFNSEGMGLLQVHSDGVKLDQGESEFLLPLYAEEIHSREDSPLLVHSDTEKVYLNARDGNGDVRGRMSVGPKQTEGHTPNMLISSTNDNMLFAADGKQAVIGPDKLRITGPEGALFQHSVEVPLLKSELFKDLRLESPTRSLTMDAPKGVHLKALAGNIEAASNMDVILQSSVGLLVLDAETVRMANLPQSQGGVSGNAEGLFEVCVCPSGKLFLSKAGVTSTCSDNQEC, from the exons ATGGTGGGCGAGCAGTACGAGAGCAGCGCAGACGGCAGCAGCGTGCCCAGGCCCGTGCCCGAGCACGTCTACAAGGTCGGCATCTATGGCTGGCGGAAGCGATGCCTCTACCTGTTTGTCCTGCTGCTCATCATCATCCTGGTGGTCAACCTGGCCCTCACCATTTGGATCTTCAGGGTCATGTGGTTCAACTCG GAAGGAATGGGCCTCCTGCAAGTCCACTCGGATGGCGTGAAGTTGGACCAGGGCGAATCCGAGTTCCTGTTGCCCCTCTACGCCGAAGAGATCCACTCCAGAGAA GATTCTCCACTACTTGTACACTCAGACACGGAAAAAGTTTACCTCAATGCCCGCGATGGAAATGGCGACGTCAGAGGAAGGATGTCTGTGG GTCCAAAACAGACTGAAGGACACACTCCAAACATGCTCATCAGCTCCACCAACGACAACATGCTGTTCGCTGCAGATGGCAAACAAGCTGTGATTGGACCAGACAAACTGCGCattacag GTCCTGAAGGAGCGCTTTTCCAACATTCAGTGGAGGTTCCCCTTCTCAAGTCGGAGCTCTTCAAAGACCTGAG GTTGGAGTCTCCCACTCGTTCGCTCACTATGGACGCTCCAAAGGGAGTTCATTTAAAAGCCTTGGCTGGAAACATTGAAGCAGCTTCCAACATGGACGTTATCCTGCAGTCCAGCGTGGGATTG TTGGTGCTGGACGCCGAGACCGTGCGTATGGCCAATCTGCCCCAGAGCCAAGGAGGAGTTTCCGGAAATGCCGAGGGTCTCTTtgaggtgtgcgtgtgtccCAGTGGAAAACTCTTTCTGTCCAAGGCTGGCGTCACCTCCACTTGCAGTGACAACCAGGAGTGCTAA